From the genome of Candidozyma auris chromosome 2, complete sequence, one region includes:
- the RHO1 gene encoding Rho family GTPase RHO1 — protein sequence MQMVSLTITRSQSHEVKFTVKQLHRMVPPPAEFRRKLVIVGDGACGKTCLLIVFSKGTFPEVYVPTVFENYVADVEVDGRKVELALWDTAGQEDYDRLRPLSYPDSNVILICFSIDSPDSLDNVLEKWISEVLHFCQGVPIILVGCKVDLRNDPVTIKQLSQENQQPVSEAEGRAVAQKIGTQYYLECSARTGQGVKEVFETATRASLSTREKKEKKKKCVVL from the exons ATGCAGATGGTATCGCTCACAATTACACGAAGCCAATCACATGAAGTCAAATTCACTGTAA AACAATTACAC AGAATGGTTCCTCCTCCCGCCGAATTCCGTAGAAAGCTAGTCATCGTTGGAGATGGTGCCTGTGGAAAAACTTGTCTTTTGATTGTTTTCTCTAAGGGTACATTTCCAGAGGTTTATGTGCCAACTGTCTTCGAGAATTATGTCGCtgatgttgaagttgatggaAGGAAGGTTGAGTTAGCTCTCTGGGATACTGCCGGTCAGGAAGACTACGACAGATTGAGGCCCTTGTCGTATCCCGATTCAAATGTGATATTGATCTGCTTCTCAATTGACTCACCGGATTCGTTAGACAACGTTTTGGAGAAATGGATTTCGGAAGTTTTGCATTTTTGTCAGGGCGTTCCAATCATCTTGGTTGGTTGCAAGGTGGATTTGAGGAATGACCCCGTCACCATCAAGCAGTTATCACAGGAGAACCAGCAGCCTGTTTCCGAGGCCGAGGGGAGAGCCGTTGCGCAAAAGATTGGTACTCAGTACTACTTGGAATGCTCCGCAAGAACTGGCCAAGGCGTGAAGGAAGTTTTTGAGACTGCCACAAGAGCATCCTTGCTGACTagggagaagaaggagaagaagaagaaatgcGTTGTCTTGTAA
- a CDS encoding tRNA (guanine(9)-N(1))-methyltransferase, giving the protein MKINGGTESTPQGPGSTKRSIPSQQESTDVTVIMDCDFDDLMNDKEIVSLSNQITRCYSAMRHSTHKLELTISSFNRRLRERFEGSLPDYAKWRDIEFMTNTSLDEIIPNESGKRSQYVYLTADTDEELTELQSGVKYIVGGIVDKNRHKKLCLEKAEKLGIKAARLPIGKYIHLNGRQVLATSHVFEIMCMWFEKGGNWEEAFNTVLPPRKLNFTCENRLVETTDPKVEVADEPEK; this is encoded by the coding sequence ATGAAGATAAACGGAGGTACTGAATCCACTCCGCAAGGACCTGGATCGACAAAGCGCAGCATACCTCTGCAACAAGAAAGCACAGATGTCACTGTCATCATGGATTGTGACTTTGATGATCTCATGAACGACAAGGAGATCGTATCGCTAAGTAATCAAATAACTAGATGTTACTCTGCGATGAGACATTCAACGCATAAATTAGAACTCACGATTTCATCTTTTAACAGAAGATTAAGGGAACGTTTCGAAGGCTCTCTACCTGACTATGCAAAATGGAGGGATATTGAGTTTATGACCAATACTTCCCTAGATGAAATAATCCCAAATGAGTCTGGTAAGCGTTCGCAATATGTGTACTTAACTGCCGACACTGATGAAGAGCTTACCGAACTCCAATCTGGTGTCAAATACATTGTTGGTGGAATTGTCGACAAGAACAGACACAAAAAGCTTTGTCTTGAGAAAGCCGAAAAGTTGGGTATCAAAGCTGCAAGGTTACCGATAGGAAAGTATATTCATTTGAATGGAAGACAAGTTTTAGCAACGTCGCATGTTTTCGAGATTATGTGTATGTGGTTTGAAAAAGGAGGAAACTGGGAGGAAGCGTTCAACACAGTGCTTCCTCCTCGAAAGCTCAATTTCACTTGCGAGAATCGATTGGTTGAGACAACCGATCCAAAAGTCGAAGTAGCTGATGAGCCAGAAAAGTGA